In Silene latifolia isolate original U9 population chromosome X, ASM4854445v1, whole genome shotgun sequence, the following proteins share a genomic window:
- the LOC141622283 gene encoding uncharacterized protein LOC141622283 isoform X2, with amino-acid sequence MQNPMFARPQGSEALPEGIVVQTSNLEMRPLWDFSTAKDKLKPFSNLLAMAVGIKQKDIVNNIVEKFLNHDFAVMLFHYDGVVDEWSDMKWNDRVIHVSAKNQTKWWFAKRFLHPDIVAEYDYVFLWDEDIDVENFHPQRYISILKAEGLEISQPALDPAKSVVHHPLTARSKQAGVHRRYYKTKGSGRCDKNSSGPPCLGWVEMMAPVFSKAAWQCVWYMIQNDLIHAWGLDRQLGYCAQGDRAKNVGVVDSEYIVHLGRPTLGVLEKRDGLSESSRIDNRSAVRRQSYIEMQLFRQRWNDAVKNSKCWIDIYKQNNQQTTP; translated from the exons ATGCAAAATCCAATGTTTGCAAG ACCCCAGGGAAGTGAGGCGTTGCCTGAGGGCATTGTCGTACAGACATCCAACCTTGAAATGCGACCGTTGTGGGATTTTTCTACCGCCAAG GATAAACTGAAGCCATTTTCAAACTTGTTGGCAATGGCAGTGGGAATAAAGCAGAAAGACATTGTTAATAATATTGTTGAAAAG TTCTTGAACCATGATTTTGCTGTAATGCTTTTTCATTACGATGGTGTTGTGGATGAATGGAGCGACATGAAATGGAATGATCGAGTGATACATGTATCAGCTAAGAATCAAACAAAATG GTGGTTTGCCAAACGCTTCTTGCATCCAGATATTGTTGCAGAGTACGATTACGTTTTTCTTTGGGATGAAGATATTGATGTTGAGAATTTCCATCCACAAAG GTATATAAGCATCCTCAAAGCTGAAGGACTCGAGATTTCACAACCAGCTCTTGATCCTGCTAAGTCGGTGGTTCATCACCCTTTAACTGCCCGCAGTAAGCAAGCAGGAGTTCATAG AAGATATTACAAGACTAAAGGCAGTGGAAGGTGTGATAAAAACAGTTCAGGTCCTCCGTGCTTAGG CTGGGTAGAAATGATGGCGCCGGTCTTCTCAAAAGCAGCTTGGCAATGTGTTTGGTACATGATCCAG AATGATCTGATCCATGCTTGGGGCTTGGACAGGCAGCTCGGATACTGTGCGCAG GGTGATCGTGCAAAAAATGTAGGAGTGGTGGATTCTGAGTACATTGTCCATCTTGGACGTCCCACGCTTGGTGTCTTGGAGAAAAGGGAT GGATTATCCGAGTCATCCAGGATTGACAACAGATCTGCT GTAAGGAGACAATCGTACATCGAAATGCAGTTGTTCCGCCAGAGATGGAATGATGCAGTGAAGAATAGCAAGTGTTGGATCGATATATACAAACAAAATAATCAACAAACAACCCCATGA
- the LOC141622283 gene encoding uncharacterized protein LOC141622283 isoform X1: MISSISVGSLSDLKNRSYLYTIVVGASLIFIVYFTGSGLVAKDYKERISKWPMEGVLHAKSNVCKNQCRPQGSEALPEGIVVQTSNLEMRPLWDFSTAKDKLKPFSNLLAMAVGIKQKDIVNNIVEKFLNHDFAVMLFHYDGVVDEWSDMKWNDRVIHVSAKNQTKWWFAKRFLHPDIVAEYDYVFLWDEDIDVENFHPQRYISILKAEGLEISQPALDPAKSVVHHPLTARSKQAGVHRRYYKTKGSGRCDKNSSGPPCLGWVEMMAPVFSKAAWQCVWYMIQNDLIHAWGLDRQLGYCAQGDRAKNVGVVDSEYIVHLGRPTLGVLEKRDGLSESSRIDNRSAVRRQSYIEMQLFRQRWNDAVKNSKCWIDIYKQNNQQTTP; encoded by the exons ATGATTTCTTCAATTTCT GTTGGTTCATTGTCAGATTTAAAGAATCGTTCGTATTTATACACTATTGTTGTTGGAGCATCTCTAATTTTCATAGTATACTTCACTGGGAGCGGTTTGGTTGCAAAGGACTACAAGGAA AGAATATCTAAATGGCCAATGGAAGGTGTTCTGCATGCAAAATCCAATGTTTGCAAG AACCAATGCAGACCCCAGGGAAGTGAGGCGTTGCCTGAGGGCATTGTCGTACAGACATCCAACCTTGAAATGCGACCGTTGTGGGATTTTTCTACCGCCAAG GATAAACTGAAGCCATTTTCAAACTTGTTGGCAATGGCAGTGGGAATAAAGCAGAAAGACATTGTTAATAATATTGTTGAAAAG TTCTTGAACCATGATTTTGCTGTAATGCTTTTTCATTACGATGGTGTTGTGGATGAATGGAGCGACATGAAATGGAATGATCGAGTGATACATGTATCAGCTAAGAATCAAACAAAATG GTGGTTTGCCAAACGCTTCTTGCATCCAGATATTGTTGCAGAGTACGATTACGTTTTTCTTTGGGATGAAGATATTGATGTTGAGAATTTCCATCCACAAAG GTATATAAGCATCCTCAAAGCTGAAGGACTCGAGATTTCACAACCAGCTCTTGATCCTGCTAAGTCGGTGGTTCATCACCCTTTAACTGCCCGCAGTAAGCAAGCAGGAGTTCATAG AAGATATTACAAGACTAAAGGCAGTGGAAGGTGTGATAAAAACAGTTCAGGTCCTCCGTGCTTAGG CTGGGTAGAAATGATGGCGCCGGTCTTCTCAAAAGCAGCTTGGCAATGTGTTTGGTACATGATCCAG AATGATCTGATCCATGCTTGGGGCTTGGACAGGCAGCTCGGATACTGTGCGCAG GGTGATCGTGCAAAAAATGTAGGAGTGGTGGATTCTGAGTACATTGTCCATCTTGGACGTCCCACGCTTGGTGTCTTGGAGAAAAGGGAT GGATTATCCGAGTCATCCAGGATTGACAACAGATCTGCT GTAAGGAGACAATCGTACATCGAAATGCAGTTGTTCCGCCAGAGATGGAATGATGCAGTGAAGAATAGCAAGTGTTGGATCGATATATACAAACAAAATAATCAACAAACAACCCCATGA
- the LOC141622282 gene encoding pentatricopeptide repeat-containing protein At1g10270-like, with protein sequence MSFFRLLNRRTTTLTAHLTRTIHPHPPPLPLILTRTFSFSSAEEAAAERRRRKRRLRIEPPLHALRRDPSLPRPPPDPNAKRLPDTTASLTGPRLNLHNRVQSLIRAGDLDNAAALARDSVFSRTRPTVFTCNALVASMYRAGRFDDAVSLFDYFFRQNNIVPNIVSYNFLINTHCDCGRVDVAREVYNMILADAPFGPSSVTFRHLTKGLVEAGRIGDAVDRLREMLNKGLGADSIVYNNLIKGYLDLGELEKANELFDELKQRCLVYDGVVNATFMEWFFVQGRGKEAMESYRGLLDRKFRMTPVTCNVLLEVLLKHGKKEEAWELFDSMLDNHTTPTFQAVNSESFSIMANECFKEGKYDEAVATFRKVGTKMGSRPFVMDVAGYTNMIVRFTEHGMLGEAEKFFNELQTKSLSHDVTAYRTLIDAYLKEKRIDDALGMFNRMVAVNLRVIPLYANRWFTELIENNKAVECAAILTKMGNAEVKPDALTYEIVIKGLVGVSAFDATADMVGQVMRYGVGVSPSLREFLLEVFEKEGRKEEMEKRLDEKRQGYWQQPRPQHSGPPRPVGGQFSQHTGSGPAGNHGALGTAGFSGPSRMGGYPASTGREGYSAPAGPAGYSASTGSTRYSAGSGMGGYSAGSSTGLYSAPAGPTGYSAGSGEGGYSAPAGPTGYSAGSSTGRYSGPAGPTGYSAGSGEGGYSAPAGPTRYSAGSGAGGYSGPTGPTGYSAGSGAGGYSAPAGYSAPTGPTGWTGGYSTPAGTAGYSAPAGYTGYSSPSGPTGYSASDRPAWNGGFQGSAGPSAYPGGPGPTELPGQAEQLRRYPESGYRRND encoded by the coding sequence ATGTCGTTCTTCCGCCTCCTTAACCGCCGCACCACCACCCTCACCGCCCACCTCACCCGCACCATCCACCCACACCCACCACCACTCCCACTCATCCTAACCCGCACCTTCTCCTTCTCCTCCGCcgaagaagccgccgcagaacgCCGCCGTCGCAAACGCCGTCTTCGTATTGAACCACCACTACACGCTCTCCGACGCGATCCGTCTCTCCCTCGCCCACCACCCGACCCGAACGCCAAACGGTTACCCGACACCACCGCGTCACTCACCGGTCCACGGCTTAACCTCCATAACCGGGTTCAATCGCTTATCCGCGCTGGTGATCTCGATAACGCTGCCGCCCTCGCTCGCGACTCCGTATTTTCCAGAACCCGACCTACTGTCTTCACGTGTAATGCTCTAGTCGCGTCTATGTACCGCGCGGGTCGTTTCGACGATGCGGTATCGCTTTTTGATTATTTCTTTCGTCAGAATAATATTGTTCCGAACATTGTTTCTTATAATTTTTTGATTAATACTCATTGTGATTGTGGACGTGTTGATGTGGCGCGTGAGGTGTATAACATGATTCTAGCTGACGCGCCTTTCGGACCGTCTTCTGTTACGTTTAGGCATTTGACTAAGGGTTTGGTTGAGGCGGGGAGGATCGGGGATGCGGTGGATAGGTTGAGGGAAATGTTGAATAAGGGTTTGGGAGCGGATTCGATTGTTTATAATAACTTGATTAAAGGTTATTTGGATTTAGGGGAGTTGGAGAAGGCGAATGAGTTGTTTGATGAGTTGAAACAGCGGTGTTTGGTGTATGACGGTGTTGTGAATGCTACTTTTATGGAGTGGTTTTTTGTgcaggggagggggaaggaggcaATGGAGTCGTATCGAGGGTTGCTTGATAGGAAGTTTAGGATGACGCCTGTTACGTGTAATGTGTTGCTTGAGGTTTTGTTGAAGCATGGGAAGAAGGAGGAGGCATGGGAGTTGTTTGATTCGATGTTGGATAATCATACTACGCCGACTTTTCAGGCTGTGAATTCGGAGAGTTTTAGTATTATGGCGAATGAGTGTTTTAAGGAGGGGAAGTATGATGAGGCTGTTGCGACTTTTAGGAAGGTTGGGACTAAGATGGGGTCGAGGCCGTTTGTTATGGATGTTGCTGGGTATACTAATATGATTGTTAGGTTTACGGAACATGGGATGCTTGGTGAGGCTGAGAAGTTCTTTAACGAGCTGCAGACAAAGTCGTTGAGTCATGATGTTACGGCTTATAGGACGTTGATTGATGCTTATTTGAAGGAGAAGAGGATTGATGATGCGTTGGGGATGTTTAACAGGATGGTTGCTGTTAATTTACGAGTGATTCCCTTGTATGCTAATAGATGGTTTACCGAGTTGATTGAGAATAATAAGGCTGTGGAATGTGCAGCGATTTTGACAAAGATGGGGAATGCGGAGGTGAAACCTGATGCTTTGACGTATGAGATTGTGATTAAAGGGCTGGTTGGAGTTAGTGCATTTGATGCGACTGCTGATATGGTTGGCCAAGTAATGAGATATGGCGTTGGTGTTAGTCCTTCGCTTCGGGAGTTTTTGTTAGAAGTCTTTGAAAAGGAGGGAAGAAAGGAAGAAATGGAGAAACGTTTGGATGAGAAGAGGCAGGGGTATTGGCAGCAACCCCGCCCTCAACATTCTGGACCGCCTAGACCAGTAGGAGGACAGTTTTCACAGCACACAGGATCTGGCCCTGCGGGAAACCATGGGGCACTAGGTACCGCGGGATTCTCAGGCCCATCAAGGATGGGAGGATATCCAGCGTCAACTGGTCGGGAAGGATATTCGGCTCCAGCTGGGCCAGCGGGATATTCGGCTTCAACAGGGTCGACACGATATTCAGCTGGCTCAGGGATGGGAGGATATTCAGCTGGCTCAAGCACGGGACTATATTCGGCTCCAGCAGGGCCAACGGGTTATTCAGCTGGCTCGGGTGAAGGTGGATACTCGGCTCCAGCAGGGCCGACAGGATATTCAGCTGGCTCAAGCACAGGACGATATTCGGGTCCAGCAGGGCCAACGGGTTATTCAGCTGGCTCAGGGGAAGGTGGATACTCGGCTCCAGCAGGGCCGACAAGATATTCAGCTGGCTCTGGGGCGGGAGGATATTCGGGTCCAACAGGGCCAACAGGTTATTCAGCTGGCTCAGGGGCGGGAGGATATTCAGCTCCAGCGGGATATTCAGCGCCAACAGGCCCAACAGGTTGGACGGGAGGATATTCGACTCCAGCAGGGACAGCGGGTTATTCAGCACCAGCAGGTTACACGGGATATTCTTCCCCATCAGGGCCGACAGGATACTCAGCCTCAGATAGGCCGGCTTGGAATGGTGGATTTCAAGGGTCAGCAGGCCCTTCAGCATATCCAGGAGGACCAGGCCCGACAGAACTACCAGGACAAGCAGAACAATTGCGAAGGTACCCGGAATCCGGGTATAGACGCAATGATTAA
- the LOC141622281 gene encoding zinc finger CCCH domain-containing protein 19-like, producing the protein MPRKKKEEISEDWCFCCKDGGSLILCEHKDCLKAYHPKCVGKDDSFLNSEESWRCDWHSCFICKKAAKFHCICCPNAICGHCLCEAEFVVVRGIKGFCNNCLKFALLWEEKKNIDSDGGKVNFLEKETCEFLFMDYWEIIKKNEGLTLEHLQKASVSLKTGKNLKIVDNLDEVGRSDKDLLNLTNYEDWEWEVVEDYAPSRKGKKRKSNAFKKGRQCKMQPKKQKFRSKEFIGWGSKPLIEFLTSRGIDTSVELTAYDVVGTVSKYIDEEKLAHPTRKKMIVCDEKLSTLLGKKVVNKHRICNLLEEHYAKNHEASDDDWCISELMEGRPLIKSRLKKKRSREEKGQIEQREVAKSCMASLVPENIMLAFLRKSIVVELLKQPDTFEDKVIGSFLRVKSDPDDYMQQYSHQLVEVTGIRKLPTKGANVDILFQVSSMPLDISFEMLSDIDFTKDECDQLSQKVKDGVHKKLTVVELKQKASQLREDITKHWIVKELARLKNLIDRAKEKGRRGELMEYTEKRKLLLLPDEQLRLMNEIPEVIAEDLNLNNESRNFVNDTSYEDLMGREKTGDARDSEAVTSSVSAGSAELRTIEVKEETQEIKGGNVSDKAVTVTSSVSAGNGDLGTFEVNEQTQEIKEGDASDSGANISFDSSASEDSRKSEARELIQGNIAGDARESEAVTSSVFAGSAEFSPLEMKEPTQEIKGGNVSDKAATVTSSVSAVNGDSRAVEAKEQTQETKEGDACDNGANIPFDSSANEDCRKFQARELVQDNVAGIPEATETIYLSSDDDDDKSKIKKLKSTESLADEIETAEWYCMGPTGDKRGPCLKSALKKWKALSPSYAAKFKVWRKDQSSDNAIPLSEFVG; encoded by the exons GGATTGCCTCAAAGCTTATCATCCAAAGTGCGTGGGAAAAGATGACTCATTTCTGAACAGTGAAGAGAGCTGGAGATGTG ATTGGCATTCTTGCTTCATTTGCAAAAAGGCTGCTAAGTTCCACTGTATCTGTTGTCCGAATGCCATTTGCGGCCATTGCCTCTGTGAGGCGGAGTTTGTTGTAGTCCGAGGAATAAAAGGATTTTGCAATAACTGTCTAAAATTTGCTTTGCTGTGGGAGGAGAAGAAAAACATAGACTCAGATGGG GGGAAGGTAAATTTTTTAGAAAAGGAGACATGTGAGTTTCTATTTATGGACTATTGGGAAATTATCAAGAAGAATGAAGGTCTAACACTAGAACATCTCCAAAAGGCAAGCGTTTCTTTGAAGACTGGGAAGAACTTAAAAATAGTCGATAATTTGGATGAAGTTGGTAGAAGTGACAAAGACTTGTTGAATCTAACGAATTATGAGGACTGGGAATGGGAGGTTGTAGAGGATTATGCTCCTTCtcgaaaaggaaagaaaagaaagtcAAATGCATTTAAGAAGGGGAGACAATGTAAGATGCAACCAAAGAAGCAGAAGTTCCGTAGCAAAGAATTTATTGGATGGGGTTCAAAACCACTAATTGAATTCCTTACCTCTCGTGGCATTGATACAAGTGTAGAATTAACAGCTTATGATGTAGTGGGGACTGTTAGCAAGTATATTGATGAAGAGAAACTGGCACACCCCACTCGTAAGAAAATGATTGTCTGTGATGAAAAACTTTCAACTCTGCTGGGTAAAAAGGTGGTGAATAAACATAGAATATGTAACCTACTAGAGGAGCATTATGCAAAGAATCATGAAGCTTCAGACGACGATTGGTGTATTTCAGAACTAATGGAAGGGCGACCCCTAATAAAATCACGTTTAAAGAAAAAAAGGAGTCGTGAAGAGAAAGGTCAAATTGAACAAAGAGAGGTTGCAAAAAGCTGCATGGCATCTCTTGTTCCGGAAAATATTATGCTTGCTTTCTTGAGAAAAAGCATAGTTGTAGAATTACTGAAACAACCTGACACCTTTGAAGATAAAGTTATAGGCAGCTTTCTTAGGGTCAAATCAGATCCGGATGACTATATGCAACAATATTCTCATCAGCTTGTGGAGGTCACTG GTATAAGGAAATTGCCTACAAAAGGAGCTAATGTTGATATTTTGTTCCAAGTCTCAAGCATGCCCTTGGATATTAGTTTTGAAATGCTTTCAGATATTGATTTCACCAAG GATGAGTGTGATCAACTGAGTCAGAAAGTCAAAGACGGAGTTCATAAGAAGCTTACTGTT GTGGAGCTCAAGCAGAAGGCCTCGCAATTGCGTGAAGATATAACTAAACAT TGGATTGTAAAGGAACTTGCACGGCTGAAGAATCTTATTGACAGGGCAAAAGAGAAAGGGCGGAGAGGAGA ATTAATGGAGTATACAGAGAAAAGAAAGCTGCTTTTGCTTCCAGATGAACAGTTGCGTTTAATGAATGAAATACCAGAAGTGATAGCAGAAGATTTGAATCTCAACAATGAAAGCAGGAATTTCGTGAATGATACTTCTTATGAAGATTTAATGGGAAGGGAGAAAACAG GAGATGCCAGAGACAGTGAAGCTGTTACTTCTTCAGTTTCTGCTGGAAGTGCGGAGCTCAGGACAATAGAAGTGAAGGAAGAAACCCAAGAAATCAAAGGAG GAAATGTGAGTGATAAAGCTGTTACAGTTACTTCATCAGTTTCTGCCGGAAATGGGGACTTGGGGACTTTCGAAGTGAACGAACAAACTCAAGAAATCAAAGAAG GAGATGCCAGTGACAGTGGAGCTAATATTTCATTTGATTCCTCTGCCAGTGAAGACTCCAGGAAATCTGAAGCAAGAGAACTCATTCAAGGCAATATAGCAG GAGATGCCAGAGAGAGTGAAGCTGTTACTTCTTCAGTTTTTGCTGGAAGTGCGGAGTTCAGTCCATTAGAAATGAAGGAACCAACTCAAGAAATCAAAGGAG GAAATGTCAGTGATAAAGCTGCTACAGTTACTTCATCAGTCTCTGCTGTAAATGGTGACTCGAGGGCTGTTGAAGCGAAGGAACAAACTCAAGAAACCAAAGAAG GAGATGCTTGTGACAATGGAGCAAATATTCCATTTGATTCCTCCGCAAATGAAGACTGCAGGAAATTTCAAGCAAGAGAACTCGTTCAAGACAATGTAGCGG GCATCCCGGAAGCCACCGAGACAATTTATTTGagtagtgatgatgatgatgacaagagTAAGATAAAGAAGCTGAAGAGTACCGAGTCCTTAGCGGATGAAATAGAGACAGCGGAATGGTACTGCATGGGTCCGACTGGAGACAAAAGGGGGCCTTGTCTAAAGTCGGCACTCAAGAAATGGAAAGCACTGTCTCCTAGCTATGCTGCCAAGTTCAAGGTATGGAGAAAAGACCAAAGTTCTGATAATGCAATTCCTTTGTCAGAGTTTGTTGGCTGA